One stretch of Brettanomyces nanus chromosome 4, complete sequence DNA includes these proteins:
- a CDS encoding uncharacterized protein (EggNog:ENOG41), giving the protein MSAKAVTKYSSGYSPDEHKQKSVSENSVSVTPFVSASSSSSSSASSASSAWNIIKNPSSGRTRIGQACDRCRARKIKCSGKSETNPRCTNCEKDGFQCIVSDKLTRNSFPKGYTKNLEKKLLEVELDRNKLSLKLKDARKMLFELQDKVSSCNHQDNYDEKKKLSDVGGSVKNFDDQPKDMQLLEPKARDTHITSCSALLDTFQTDCNGLLVLDQFMVLPFDKFLTKLQIHCFNGYEMSSESQSESSKVGRSIDSVQIRGHEDATSDFTSLSKTSYSSPQKSVDKPYGDENDPEMNVLMNYHMNLNRYLNLILYKLILPSFSAGTSEGKGKFSSNKNGEKNLDHLIWLFFNVYNKLIPILDFELFYNDYLTFINKYTLKNSTYVENGETKKRYYDFSSKEQDLLVKLILILKFTIAQPKGSGLSSIPDGKSFNQLDESLKLINLKNLKLMFRNMNFTLDLTMDRLEVGLMLFYYLIKFENYNVCPMSKMHTSEQRFKSNFLRDVALLCLSLKDSLHFNRDVSHLSLARKNGVNHQIIKIQRLKIYWDFRILIGLAEVYFNIDFDSITPERESVEMRPQSLESIRFVSPDIEVTLQLVNLLDITPKNILELCVKNEEAALESYDQRLKDWISEVNSLQEDENVSVFNKLKTYYYYFKIVIHLNKGGDALVDACSGFIDTAYELIYTGKNTEVSVENAEGLSQHSFNFHLMCMVSIIMLGKGNSKSRDLSIKLLRISQLYQLLISIKDVEPIICDLTKYVSDNVALNTSSDTISHDMLGLFSYSMTPSSSSSSSLFAKNTPVPPGNSHFSDSNKDMDSEMAFDLSAFKMSSDSRFMPAKENPYKRTKRSQSPTSSISAVSSGNSSGSSKRLSVCSNDTTVTPVPLLFPSLAPRVPKSLSSVSSESNAAQKRRRPYFDDAPASGRLTHSEELSHATKVRSMSIDSGILPSSKAAPADVTMAAFSRSASECGTNNHEPGLSIPHSFSNLFNEFNLSMASDEDMDFIQKSTSNERSTLPTIPSESNLEESIVQGSGSLFPSDMDANTFGGQSDLGKKQGMAFKDNEDLNRLRRRVLNMRASMTS; this is encoded by the coding sequence ATGTCTGCCAAGGCAGTAACGAAATACAGTTCTGGGTATTCTCCAGACGAGCATAAGCAGAAGTCCGTTTCTGAAAATTCAGTTTCCGTTACACCATTTGTATCGGCCTCTAGTTCCTCTAgttcttctgcttcttctgcttcatcagCCTGGAATATTATCAAAAATCCTTCAAGCGGTAGAACGCGAATAGGTCAGGCCTGCGATCGTTGTCGAGCTAGGAAGATTAAGTGCAGCGGTAAATCTGAGACGAATCCGCGTTGTACCAACTGCGAGAAAGATGGCTTTCAGTGTATTGTTTCTGATAAATTAACGAGAAATTCTTTTCCCAAGGGGTATAccaagaacttggagaagaaattatTGGAAGTGGAGCTTGATCGTAATAAGCTTTCTCTTAAGTTAAAAGACGCAAGGAAGATGCTTTTCGAGTTGCAGGATAaggtttcttcttgtaaCCATCAAGATAattatgatgaaaagaagaaattgtcTGACGTTGGAGGCAGCGtcaagaactttgatgaCCAGCCAAAAGATATGCAATTATTGGAGCCCAAAGCAAGAGACACTCATATAACTTCTTGTTCAGCCCTTCTCGACACTTTCCAAACAGACTGTAATGGTCTATTAGTCTTGGATCAGTTTATGGTTCTTCCTTTTGATAAGTTTTTGACTAAGCTTCAAATCCACTGTTTTAATGGTTATGAGATGAGTTCTGAATCCCAATCagaatcttccaaagtcGGAAGAAGCATCGATTCTGTTCAAATTCGAGGTCACGAAGATGCTACCAGTGATTTTACTTCTCTCTCAAAGACTTCTTATTCTTCGCCACAGAAGAGTGTGGATAAACCTTACGGCGATGAAAATGATCCGGAGATGAATGTCTTAATGAATTATCACATGAACTTAAATCGCTACCTCAATTTGATTCTCTACAAATTGATCCTCCCTTCGTTCTCTGCTGGTACTTCCGAGGGTAAGGGTAAGTTCAGCTCCAACAAaaatggagagaaaaatttaGACCATCTTATCTGGCTATTCTTCAATGTATACAACAAGTTGATCCCTATTTTGGATTTCGAGTTATTTTACAATGATTATCTCAcattcatcaacaaataCACACTAAAGAATTCCACCTATGTTGAAAATGGTGAGACCAAGAAAAGATACTATGATTTCTCGTCTAAGGAGCAGGATCTCCTAGTGAAGTTAATTCTTATTCTTAAATTCACTATCGCCCAACCAAAGGGTTCTGGCTTGTCTTCTATTCCTGATGGTAAATCATTTAATCAGTTAGACGAGTCTCTcaaattgatcaacttgaagaatttgaagttgatgttCCGCAATATGAACTTCACTCTTGATTTAACCATGGATAGGTTGGAAGTTGGTCTCATGCTATTCTACTACCTTATTAAGTTCGAAAACTATAATGTGTGTCCGATGTCCAAGATGCACACTAGCGAGCAGCGTTTCAAATCCAATTTTTTGAGGGATGTGGCTCTGCTTTGTCTCTCTTTAAAGGACTCGCTTCACTTTAACAGGGATGTCAGCCATCTGTCGTTAGCTAGAAAAAACGGTGTGAACCATCAAATTATCAAAATTCAAAGATTAAAGATATACTGGGATTTCCGCATTCTTATTGGTCTTGCGGAGGTTTATTTTAATATTGATTTCGATAGCATTACACCTGAAAGGGAATCCGTTGAGATGAGACCTCAGAGTCTAGAAAGCATTCGGTTTGTCAGTCCTGACATTGAAGTAACCTTGCAGTTGGTAAATTTGCTGGATATTACTCCGAAGAATATTCTTGAGCTCTGTGTAAAGAATGAAGAGGCCGCCTTAGAAAGCTATGACCAAAGATTGAAAGATTGGATTTCGGAAGTGAACTCTCTGCAGGAAGACGAGAACGTCTCAGTATTtaacaagttgaagacatACTATTACTATTTCAAGATAGTCATTCATTTGAATAAGGGTGGAGACGCATTAGTGGATGCCTGTTCTGGTTTTATAGATACCGCCTATGAACTTATCTATACAGGCAAAAATACCGAAGTGTCTGTGGAGAATGCTGAAGGACTCAGTCAACATAGTTTCAATTTTCATCTCATGTGTATGGTCTCGATAATAATGTTGGGTAAGGGAAACTCAAAATCCCGGGATTTGAGTATCAAATTGCTGAGGATCTCTCAATTGTATCAGCTTCTTATATCAATCAAAGATGTGGAGCCGATTATATGCGATCTTACAAAGTATGTCTCGGATAATGTGGCTCTTAACACCAGCAGTGATACTATCTCTCATGATATGTTGGGGCTCTTTTCATACTCTATGACTCCATCctcgtcgtcatcgtctTCTCTATTTGCAAAAAATACTCCTGTGCCACCAGGGAATTCTCACTTCAGTGACTCCAATAAGGATATGGATTCCGAAATGGCTTTCGATTTGTCAGCCTTCAAAATGTCATCGGACTCCCGTTTCATGCCTGCGAAGGAAAATCCATATAAAAGGACAAAGAGAAGTCAATCCccaacttcttctatcaGTGCTGTGTCTTCCGGGAATTCTTCGGGATCTTCGAAGAGGCTTTCTGTCTGCTCAAACGATACTACGGTTACTCCGGTGCCATTATTGTTTCCGTCATTAGCACCACGTGTTCCAAAGAGCTTATCATCTGTATCGTCGGAATCAAATGCTGCACAGAAAAGACGCCGACCATACTTTGACGATGCTCCGGCCTCAGGTCGGCTGACCCATTCTGAAGAACTCTCTCATGCCACGAAAGTTAGATCGATGTCAATTGATTCCGGAATTTTGCCTAGTAGTAAGGCGGCACCAGCCGACGTTACTATGGCAGCTTTCTCAAGATCTGCTTCTGAATGTGGAACTAATAACCATGAACCCGGATTATCTATTCCACATTCATTTTCCAACCTTTTCAATGAATTCAACTTAAGCATGGCTtctgatgaggatatgGACTTCATTCAAAAATCTACTTCCAATGAACGGTCTACTCTTCCTACGATTCCTTCAGAATCAAACCTTGAGGAATCGATTGTTCAAGGTTCCGGAAGCTTGTTTCCATCAGATATGGACGCGAACACTTTCGGTGGGCAGAGCGATCTTGGCAAAAAACAAGGTATGGCGTTCAAAGACAACGAGGATCTTAATCGCTTGAGAAGACGTGTGCTTAATATGAGGGCTTCTATGACCAGTTGA
- the UGP1 gene encoding UTP-glucose-1-phosphate uridylyltransferase (BUSCO:EOG09341N7Q), whose protein sequence is MSSKHAKSQSMYAFENQSSSIAASQMRNALNKMIDGVTDKDRREKFEKDMDSFFGLFRRYLTDKAKGTTLDWDHIRSPNPDEVVAYKSLDVEGSENLSKLAVLKLNGGLGTSMGCVGPKSVIEVREGQSFLDLAVRQIEFLNKKYDTDVPLLLMDSFNTDADTQLIVKKYQSHRIRIRTFNQSCYPRITKDSLLPVPQSCDDDLSFWYPPGHGDLFEAIVQSGELDHLIEEGKEVLFVSNCDNLGATVDMKILNHMVETNSEYIMELTDKTRADVKGGTLINYEGQVRLLEIAQVPKEHVEEFKSIKKFTNFNTNNLWINLKAIKRLVEADSLRMEIIPNGKSISVGNSEMGVLQLETACGAAIRHFKGAHGVVVPRSRFLPVKTSSDLLLVKSDMFNLRHGTLVLDPARFGGSPLVKLGSKFKKVSDFQKRIPHMPKVIELDHLTVTGDVYFGRDVQLKGTVIIVCSDGQKIDIPNGSILENVVITGNLQILEH, encoded by the coding sequence ATGAGTAGTAAACATGCCAAATCACAATCAATGTATGCATTCGAGAATCAATCGTCTAGCATTGCTGCTTCTCAAATGAGAAACGCTTTGAACAAGATGATAGATGGTGTTACCGACAAAGATCGTCGAGAGaagtttgaaaaggatatggattcattttttggtcttttccGTAGATACCTTACTGACAAGGCTAAGGGTACCACTCTTGATTGGGATCATATTCGTTCTCCCAACCCGGATGAGGTGGTTGCTTACAAGTCCCTTGATGTTGAAGGAAGCGAAAACTTGAGCAAGTTGGCAgttttgaagttgaatgGTGGCTTGGGTACTTCGATGGGTTGTGTTGGTCCAAAATCGGTTATTGAAGTGAGAGAAGGTCAGTcgtttcttgatcttgcAGTCCGCCAAATAGAGTTCCTCAATAAGAAGTATGATACCGACGTTCCCCTTTTGTTGATGGACTCGTTTAACACTGATGCCGACACCCAACTTATTGTGAAGAAGTATCAGAGTCATCGAATTCGAATTCGAACTTTCAACCAGTCATGTTATCCCAGAATTACTAAAGACTCTCTTCTCCCTGTGCCCCAATCCtgtgatgatgatctgAGCTTTTGGTATCCACCTGGACATGGTGACTTATTTGAAGCCATTGTGCAATCTGGTGAGTTGGATCatttgattgaagaaggtaaaGAGGTCTTGTTTGTGTCCAATTGTGATAACTTAGGCGCCACTGTTGAcatgaagatcttgaatcACATGGTTGAAACCAATTCTGAGTATATCATGGAATTGACCGATAAGACTAGGGCTGACGTGAAAGGTGGTACGTTGATAAATTATGAGGGACAAGTCCGATTATTGGAAATTGCTCAGGTTCCTAAGGAGCATGTCGAGGAGTTCAAATCCATCAAAAAGTTTACCAACTTTAATACCAATAATCTTTGGATTAATTTAAAGGCTATTAAGCgtcttgttgaagcagattcCTTGCGTATGGAAATTATTCCAAATGGAAAGTCTATTTCTGTTGGTAACTCAGAGATGGGTGTCTTACAGTTAGAAACTGCCTGTGGTGCTGCCATTCGTCACTTTAAAGGTGCTCACGGTGTAGTTGTGCCAAGATCTCGTTTCCTTCCTGTTAAGACATCGTCCGACTTATTGTTGGTGAAATCCGATATGTTTAACTTGAGGCATGGTACTCTAGTGTTGGATCCCGCTCGATTCGGTGGTTCTCCGTTAGTTAAGTTGGGCTCTAAGTTCAAGAAGGTCAGCGATTTCCAAAAGAGAATTCCTCATATGCCAAAGGTGATTGAATTGGATCATCTCACTGTTACGGGCGACGTTTACTTTGGTAGAGATGTTCAATTGAAAGGGACTGTTATCATTGTTTGCTCTGACGGTCAGAAGATCGATATTCCAAACGGTTCCATCTTAGAGAACGTCGTCATTACTGGTAACTTGCAGATTTTGGAGCATTGA
- a CDS encoding uncharacterized protein (EggNog:ENOG41) — translation MATFAPSQQDVAELFDGEDKPVSRNDNLKLTDDEQNESRLIPFSIELLDKIFEYSYYLEDEAKKQQKRMRNIDNLSSVNSVFYCLSLKYRYRYCVFIRSNMFYRFLLTLMSGPQNGLGRFVQTLDFQEFTSVGLGRSSAMMLEIQDLTERTILQCLRLTPNLRQFLASESIEDDISTDIVDYLFNSMPLLECLDFCGSSGFKFANAFDSLPCVNLNDSLQRLSFHDCTDLSPATFRKILPGLHNLQRLDLTHTRVSAKDLMQALSNDCRLTHLSLSKCSNIGATHEFIRLLVNHRAINHDGLLWLNLQNEYSVAILKAETITYLLQSLKCHNLKYLNLNGYSEVCQSHLNIITRKFLQLKSLSISHLEHGSDLSALKQLLYLKYADLSSYMATKGELYNALLSLPEGLQTAEIKVSVSDVLPDVFVVGNKYWRCHNAGGQSRRVWVHRVDSYEEAELYDNFYDNKIFFNIETGERYDGEFKRPSFLKYASRKINCSKFQHHRPDEEIFPNGMSERGLYRYYSLHK, via the coding sequence ATGGCCACATTTGCCCCATCTCAACAAGATGTTGCAGAGCTTTTTGACGGGGAAGACAAACCTGTTTCTCGAAACGATAACTTAAAACTCACCGATGACGAGCAAAACGAATCTCGCTTGATTCCTTTCTCTATCGAGCTACTGGACAAAATCTTTGAGTACTCTTATTatctggaagatgaagctaAGAAACAGCAAAAGCGGATGAGGAATATCGATAACCTATCGTCGGTGAACAGCGTGTTTTATTGTCTTAGCTTGAAATACCGGTACCGTTACTGTGTGTTCATTAGGTCCAATATGTTTTATCGTTTCTTATTGACGCTCATGAGTGGCCCACAGAATGGTTTGGGGAGATTTGTTCAAACTTTGGATTTCCAGGAATTTACTTCAGTCGGACTTGGACGCTCCAGCGCTATGATGCTAGAGATTCAAGACCTTACTGAAAGGACTATTTTGCAATGCCTCAGACTTACACCCAACTTACGGCAGTTTCTCGCCAGTGAAAGTATCGAAGACGATATTAGCACTGATATTGTGGACTACTTATTCAACTCTATGCCACTATTGGAATGTCTTGACTTTTGTGGTTCAAGTGGTTTCAAGTTTGCCAATGCTTTTGACAGTCTTCCTTGTGTGAACCTAAATGACTCATTGCAAAGACTATCATTTCATGACTGTACTGACTTAAGCCCTGCCACTTTCCGCAAGATCTTGCCAGGTCTTCACAACTTGCAGAGATTGGATTTGACGCACACTCGTGTCAGCGCCAAAGACTTGATGCAGGCACTCTCCAATGATTGTCGCCTTACCCATTTATCGTTGAGCAAATGCTCCAATATTGGTGCCACCCACGAGTTCATAAGATTGCTTGTCAATCATCGGGCGATCAACCACGATGGTCTATTATGGCTCAACTTACAAAACGAGTACTCTGTGGCTATTCTCAAGGCTGAGACCATTACATATTTATTACAGAGCCTAAAATGCCATAAtttgaagtatttgaaCTTGAATGGCTATAGCGAGGTCTGTCAGTCTCATCTTAACATTATAACGAGGAAGTTTTTGCAGTTAAAGAGCCTATCCATTTCGCACCTTGAGCACGGCTCTGATTTATCTGCTTTGAAACAGTTGCTCTACTTAAAGTATGCCGATTTATCGTCTTACATGGCTACAAAGGGAGAACTGTATAATGCATTACTCAGCCTGCCAGAAGGTCTTCAAACAgcagaaatcaaagttAGCGTGAGTGATGTGCTGCCTGATGTGTTTGTTGTCGGAAATAAATACTGGCGGTGTCATAACGCTGGTGGTCAAAGTAGAAGAGTGTGGGTTCACCGTGTCGATTCTTATGAAGAGGCAGAACTCTATGATAACTTCTATGATAataaaatcttcttcaacattgaGACAGGAGAAAGGTACGACGGTGAATTTAAGAGACCGTCATTCTTAAAATATGCCTCTCGCAAGATTAACTGCTCCAAGTTCCAGCATCACAGACCCGACGAAGAAATCTTTCCTAATGGTATGTCTGAGAGGGGACTCTACAGATATTACTCGTTGCACAAATAA
- the MAP2 gene encoding Methionine aminopeptidase 2 (MEROPS:MER0001728): MSEQAVEKKLKQLDLEENKAEEVKEAGAVANPKEGDADGEKKKKKKKEVKGISTFYPEKIYPEGEWQDYTGSEENLKRSTDEEKRYNDLKENNKWNDFRKAAEIHRRVRKYARKHIQPGMTMIEVCETIENAVRTFCETKQSLKAGMGFPCGVSLNNCAAHYTPNGGDKTVLDYNDVMKCDFGVHVNGCIVDCAFTHTFNPRYDPFLEAVKEATNAGISACGIDVRLTDIGEAVEEVMESHEVELDGITHAVKCIRNLNGHNILPYRIHGGISIPIVKNGDNTKLEEGQTIAIETFGSTGKGYVDYTGGEVSHYMKNANPPPRAAIRLSRAKHLLRTIDRNFGTIPFCRRYLDRLGEDKYLLALRQLVKVGLVTEHPPLFDAKGSYSAQFEHTILLHSTRKEVVSRGDDY; the protein is encoded by the coding sequence ATGAGTGAACAAGCcgttgagaagaaattgaaacaACTAGATTTAGAGGAGAATAAAGCTGAGGAGGTGAAGGAAGCGGGAGCTGTCGCTAATCctaaagaaggagatgcagatggagaaaagaagaagaagaagaagaaagaggtcAAAGGCATTAGTACTTTCTACCCTGAAAAAATATATCCTGAGGGAGAATGGCAGGATTATACTGGAAGTGaagagaatttgaagagaagtaCCGATGAGGAAAAAAGATACAatgatttgaaggagaacaaTAAGTGGAATGACTTCAGGAAGGCCGCTGAGATTCACAGAAGAGTTAGAAAGTACGCAAGAAAGCACATTCAACCTGGTATGACGATGATCGAAGTTTGTGAGACCATCGAAAATGCTGTTAGAACATTCTGCGAGACTAAGCAGAGCTTGAAAGCTGGTATGGGATTCCCATGTGGTGTGTCTTTGAACAATTGTGCTGCTCACTATACACCGAATGGAGGTGACAAGACTGTATTGGATTACAACGATGTGATGAAGTGCGACTTTGGTGTTCATGTCAATGGATGTATTGTCGACTGTGCGTTCACACACACCTTCAACCCTAGATACGACCCATTCCTTGAGGCTGTCAAAGAGGCCACCAACGCTGGTATCAGCGCTTGTGGTATTGATGTCAGATTAACCGACATAGGTGAGGCAGTTGAGGAGGTGATGGAATCTCACGAGGTGGAATTGGATGGTATTACTCACGCTGTCAAATGCATCAGAAACTTGAATGGTCACAATATTTTGCCATACCGTATTCATGGTGGTATTTCTATTCCTATCGTTAAGAACGGTGACAATACGAAGCTCGAGGAAGGTCAAACTATTGCTATTGAAACTTTTGGATCTACAGGTAAAGGTTACGTCGATTATACTGGAGGAGAGGTGTCTCACTATATGAAGAACGCAAACCCCCCACCTAGGGCCGCAATAAGATTGTCCAGGGCCAAACACTTACTCCGTACTATTGACAGGAACTTCGGCACTATTCCATTCTGTAGAAGATACTTGGATAGACTAGGAGAAGACAAGTATTTGCTTGCTTTGAGGCAGTTAGTCAAGGTTGGTCTTGTTACTGAGCACCCACCTTTATTTGATGCCAAAGGAAGTTACTCTGCTCAATTTGAGCACACCATATTGCTTCACTCAACCCGGAAGGAAGTTGTTTCTAGAGGTGATGATTACTAA
- a CDS encoding uncharacterized protein (BUSCO:EOG09341WI6), producing the protein MILEEAITIARIPDSEIGQKSFLIQQGEAALLPEVVSKIKDNDMAPYYHYLYYDMKLVGLKWDQSLFDSLKANNDVRVKELQEEIAKLDKEDEGEIDILKKWIELAEYYASIGDKEKTVSTIEKTIELAPSTGSKIDLYLTVSRIGFFYDDKIFTKHYLDEANSLIEKGGDWERRNRYKTYMGIYLMSTRKFDEAAKLLIDCLSTFTCTELASYDEVAQYSLICGSLSLTRPDLKKKLLESPEILSINSNSDKLKPVYELIQALYLCQYKNFFPKLLQTSDQILTKNKYLYPHANYYKRELRCRAYAQLLESYKSISLKSMADSFGVSVDFLDTDLCKFIPSKKLSCVVDRVNGVIETNRADNKNTQYHLLIRNGDALLTKLQKYGAAVRLSGAEKV; encoded by the coding sequence ATGATTCTAGAAGAAGCCATCACAATTGCTAGAATTCCGGACTCTGAAATTGGACAAAAATCTTTTTTGATTCAACAGGGAGAGGCGGCTTTGCTTCCCGAGGTCGTGTCCAAGATTAAGGATAACGATATGGCTCCGTACTATCACTACTTATACTATGATATGAAACTAGTGGGATTGAAATGGGATCAGTCACTATTCGATTCTCTGAAGGCAAATAATGATGTTCGAGTTAAAGAActgcaagaagaaatagccAAATTAGACAAGGAGGATGAAGGAGAGATTGacatcttgaagaagtggatCGAACTTGCAGAATATTACGCCTCTATTGGGGATAAGGAAAAGACTGTAAGCACTATTGAAAAGACTATTGAACTTGCACCATCAACGGGTTCAAAGATCGATTTATATCTCACAGTTTCGAGAATAGGTTTTTTTTATGATGATAAGATATTCACCAAGCACTATTTGGATGAGGCAAATAGTTTGATTGAGAAGGGTGGTGACTGGGAACGTAGGAACAGATATAAGACTTATATGGGCATTTATTTGATGTCTACTCGCAAGTTCGACGAGGCTGCCAAGCTTTTGATCGACTGCTTGTCAACATTTACCTGTACGGAATTGGCTAGTTATGATGAGGTTGCACAATACTCCTTAATATGTGGTTCTCTTTCACTCACTAGAcctgatttgaagaagaagttgctGGAATCTCCAGAGATTCTTTCTATCAACTCCAACAGTGATAAATTGAAGCCTGTGTATGAGTTGATTCAGGCTTTATATTTGTGCCAGTACAAGAACTTTTTCCCAAAATTATTGCAAACCAGTGACCAGATATTAACCAAAAACAAGTATCTTTACCCACATGCAAACTATTACAAGCGCGAGCTGAGGTGTAGAGCATATGCACAGCTATTGGAAAGTTATAAATCTATCTCCTTGAAGTCTATGGCTGATTCGTTTGGTGTATCTGTGGACTTCCTTGACACTGACCTGTGCAAGTTCATTCCCTCTAAAAAGTTGAGCTGTGTGGTAGATAGAGTCAATGGAGTCATTGAAACCAACAGGGCTGACAATAAGAATACTCAGTATCATTTGTTGATCCGTAACGGTGACGCTCTTTTAACCAAGTTGCAAAAATACGGTGCTGCTGTGAGATTGAGTGGAGCGGAGAAAGTCTGA
- a CDS encoding uncharacterized protein (EggNog:ENOG41), producing MSETSTPISDSTTYRKPNMSRCIKFLLQYILQKYILVAIGVVMTLVILYGINEIIKLTTIDFPASVCLMLIVFFLLSLSSWLKGEDFTEKYFLKYIDIPFGFNLRWMNLYFTPPFVTLVLADKVTVQEAFIIAAVFIFGYIIGFAFVGYLVWGLQVVLGTYDHQKEPSTAGNDSEKEGSTNNQSHQEHLSPSLGDSGDSIVSYEIDPDEFSDVDQGNQLNEGYALSAVSTRLSTATAMAASITNQESQLDPRYLEKFTLTFDFAVYLLLFIVGLPIYFCTGYEMIVQLAVAVLLFKACLLPPPKIKKYLHPILVSFSLSLLVYYILSLIKKQNFKQTISNYESGRKYTQLFNNEQFSKWPGAGDILLSLMDISIVALSLAMYRYRKDLRRYFFALMPVIIVFSFMSLLIYPPLCYHLSISPERSLGFTGRSVTMALGIPLVHSLGGSEQLMAVTTILSGILGVFLGDWISFTLLRIRKADFVSRGVTLGVNCGAVSTAHLLSVDPRAAAMSSLSFTLFGTLMVILAAITPLVKVVRDLVGL from the coding sequence ATGTCCGAAACTTCTACACCTATCTCCGACTCTACCACTTATAGGAAGCCTAATATGAGCCGATGTATtaagtttcttcttcagtacATTCTTCAGAAATATATTCTTGTGGCTATCGGTGTGGTGATGACATTGGTGATTCTCTATGGAATTAATGAGATCATCAAGCTCACTACAATTGACTTTCCAGCATCGGTGTGTCTCATGCTTATAgtgttctttctcttgtcATTAAGTTCCTGGTTAAAAGGCGAAGACTTCACAGAGAAATACTTCTTAAAATATATTGATATCCCCTTCGGATTCAATCTAAGGTGGATGAATCTTTATTTCACTCCACCCTTTGTCACTCTAGTCCTCGCTGATAAGGTGACTGTTCAAGAAGCCTTTATTATTGCTGCAGTATTCATTTTTGGCTACATAATTGGCTTTGCATTCGTCGGTTACTTAGTTTGGGGATTGCAAGTCGTTCTGGGAACTTACGATCATCAAAAGGAACCTTCAACAGCTGGTAACGACAGTGAAAAGGAAGGTTCAACTAATAATCAATCTCACCAAGAACATTTGTCTCCCTCTTTGGGGGATTCAGGAGACAGTATCGTATCTTATGAGATAGATCCCGATGAATTCTCGGATGTTGATCAAGGCAATCAGCTTAATGAAGGTTATGCTCTCTCCGCAGTTAGTACCAGGCTTTCAACTGCTACTGCAATGGCTGCCAGTATAACGAATCAAGAGAGTCAATTGGACCCACGTTATTTAGAGAAGTTCACTTTGACGTTTGATTTCGCTGTCTATTTGTTGCTTTTCATAGTTGGTTTGCCGATCTATTTTTGTACTGGCTACGAGATGATAGTCCAATTAGCTGTGGCGGTCTTGTTGTTCAAAGCTTGCCTTTTGCCTCCAccaaaaatcaaaaaatacCTTCATCCCATCTTGGTAAGCTTCTCCTTGAGTTTGTTGGTCTACTACATATTGTCCCTCATAAAAAAGCAAAACTTCAAGCAGACCATTTCCAATTACGAGAGCGGCCGTAAATATACTCAGCTCTTCAACAACGAACAGTTCTCGAAATGGCCCGGGGCCGGTGACATTCTATTGTCTCTTATGGATATATCGATTGTCGCACTTTCTTTGGCTATGTACAGGTACAGAAAGGATTTGAGAAGGTACTTTTTTGCATTAATGCCTGTTATTATAGTATTTTCGTTTATGTCGCTTCTCATCTATCCTCCTCTCTGTTACCATTTGAGTATATCGCCTGAACGATCACTTGGTTTTACTGGAAGGTCTGTTACAATGGCTCTTGGTATACCGTTGGTTCATTCTTTGGGAGGCAGTGAGCAATTGATGGCAGTGACTACCATTCTGTCTGGTATTTTGGGTGTCTTTTTGGGAGACTGGATCTCGTTCACACTACTTAGAATACGGAAGGCAGATTTTGTATCTAGGGGAGTTACTCTCGGTGTCAATTGCGGTGCTGTGTCTACTGCTCATTTACTTAGCGTCGATCCAAGAGCTGCAGCCATGAGCTCGCTTAGTTTCACATTATTTGGTACCCTTATGGTTATATTGGCTGCAATTACACCCTTGGTTAAAGTGGTAAGGGATTTGGTTGGTTTATAG